CGTCGATGACCGAAGACGGAGGCGACGGTGAGTTCGGGGAGGGAGTCACTCGGCGACCTCCCGTTCTGCTGAGCATCGTCGCGGCCGTCGCTGTCTCAGTCGGTGTCCTCTCGACCACCGTCGGACCGTCCAGCGCGATCACGTTCGGTGTCATCGGTGCGATCATCTTCGCCATCGGACTCGTCCGGTCGCGTCAATCGACGCTCGACGCCGGCGCACTCGTCGTCTTCGCCGGAATCGTCGGTGGCGGGCTCGAGCAAACGGCGGTCGAACCGACCGTTATCGGGACGATTGCCGTCGTCGTCGCGTGGGATCTGGGCCACAGCGCCGTCGCCCTCGGCGACCAACTCGGCCGCGAAGCACAGACGCACAGACTCGAGGCGGTCCACGTCGTCTCGAGTCTCCTGATCGGGCTGTTCACGGGGACGGTCGGCTACGCAGTTTACGTTGCGGGCGGGAACCAACCGGTCGCCGCGGCCGTGTTGCTGTTGCTTGCCGCAATCCTGCTGGTCGTCGGTCTCGGAAGACGGCGCGACCGGTCTGCCATCGGGAACCGATCGGGACTCCCGCGAAATCGGTGAGCTGTCCGGAAAATCAGCCGTAAGCGTCGAGACTCAGATCTCCGCGTACTCGCCGACGTACTCGTCGTTGAGCTCCCACTCGCCGTCGCCGTTTTTGACCATGTACTCGCCGTAGTAGGGGACTCGGTTCGCGACGACCTCGCGGAACGCCTCTCGGATCTCCGGTTTGGTCATCTCGCCCATCGGTTTCAGGTCGTCGTTGCGGTTGAGACAGCCCTTCAAGTAGCCTTCGTGGGTGACGCGGACGCGATGACAGTTCGCACAGAACGCGGCGTTCTCGACTGGATCGACGATTTCGACCATGCCGATTCCGGGCGAATCCGGTGTGAGTTCGTCGACGCCCTCCGCGTCGCTGCCACCGACCCAGTAGCGCTTTCGGTCGTGCATCTCGCGGTGCTCGATCTCGACGGCCTGCTCGGCCAGCCAGTCGTGTACGCGCTGGATGTCGATGTTCCACTCCGGTTTCCCCGTCAGTTCGGGCATGTACTCGATGAGCTGGAGCTGGAGCCCCTCGTTTTCCGCGACGTGGTCGACCATCTCGGGCACGTAGCCTGCGGTGTGCTCGAAGACGACCATGTTGAGTTTGACCGGATCGAGGCCGGCTTCGAGCGCCGCGTCGACGCCCTCAAGCACCTTGTCGTAAGCCCCACTCTTGGTCACGGCGGCAAAGTCCTCCGGGTCCAGTGCGTCCTGGGAGACGTTGACCCGCTCGAGACCGGCGTCGACGAGGTCCTCGGCGCGGCCGGGGAGGAAGGTGCCGTTGGTCGTCAGCGACACCTCCATCTGATCGGGTGTCCGTCGGATGATTTCCTCGAGATCCTGACGGAGCATCGGCTCGCCGCCGGTGAACTTGACCGCGTCGACGTCGAACTCGGCGGCGACCTCGAGGAAGCGAACGACATCGTCGGTCGACATCTCGTCGTCCTGGGGATCCATCGGCCCGCGAGTGTCGCCTAACCCCTCGTTGTGACAGTAGATACAGTCGAAGTTACACCGATCGGTGAGGGAAACCCGAACCCCGGTTACCTCCCGCCCGAACTCGTCGGTGAGCATACCATCCGATTGCAGGTGGATCCGCTTAAACACGACGGGTGTTCCCGCCCCTACGTAACCAATAATGGTTTCGTCCGCGGCCGGAACCCGCGCAGCTCTCACGGCCAATTTTGGTTCGGAGGATTGAGGCACGCAATCGATCCCGGTTTCGGATCGATTACTATTGGGGGTGGGCGTAGTGGGTGTGGTCATGAGTACGATCGCAGAGCTGACGATCCCCGCGGAGGAGTTTGCCCTCCGGGAGTCGCTCGAGACCACGGATTCCGTCGGCGTCGAGATCGAGCGCGTGGTCGCGTACGACCCCGAGTACATTATGCCGTACGTCTGGTTCGACGGCGACGAATCGGCGCTGGAAGCGCTCCACGACGCGCTTGCGGACGACCCGAGCGTCGACGAGTACGAACTGCTTACCGACCTCGACGACGAGCGGCTCTACCGGCTGAGCTGGGTCGACGATGTCACCGTCATTATCCACCTGCTCACCGAGGAGCAGGCGACGATCCTGGATGCGAGCGTCGAGGAGACCCACTGGCGGTTTCGGGTGCTCTTCCCCGAACGCGATTCGCTCTCGAGCACGTACGACTTCGCGACCGAACACGGACTGACCGTCGATATCCGGAAGATCCACCAACTCGAAGAGGACAGACACGGACTCTACGGCCTGACCGACGCCCAGTACGAGACGCTCGTCGAGGCCCTCGATCGCGGCTACTACCAGATTCCCCGCGACATGGATATGGAGGGGCTGTCGGACGAGCTCGACATCTCCCATCAGGCGCTCTCCGAACGACTCCGGCGCGCCCATCAGACGCTCGTCCAGGAAGCCATCGACGTCGGAACCGACGACGAGCGGTAATCGCGTGTTGCCGTGGCTCGAGCGGATTCTAATCGACCCGGCGGGGAAAGCGGTCGGCGCAAGAACTACCCGACCGACCGTCGAACGCTATCGTATGGACGAGGACATGCTCGAGGACCAGCGCCGCCTCGTGGAACTTATCGAAGCAGAGGGCTGGGACGTGACGGATCTCGAGATTTCGGCGTACGATAGCCCGTGGGCCGACGAGGACGATCCCGAGGCGACGGTGACGATCACGGCACGAAAACCGTACGAGAGCAAGGATGGTGATGGTAACACGGACGATGAAGACGACGACAACCCGTTTCGGTTGAAGTAACGTGGACGTGTACGGGACGACTTCGCTTCGGGCGACTCTCACACTGTGTTCGAAGTAAGCTACCACGCCCTGAAGGGCGTGGCATTCAGCGTGGACTCCCGTTCTAACCGCTAAGAGCGGTAGGCGAATACTCGCCGTTCACGTTCAACATCCCGCTGTTCAAGCGCACGCCTACGGGTGCGCCTCCACGTCCAGACTTTTGCTGGTCGCGGAGATACTTCAGTCCGATATTCTTCGCGGCGTTGTAATCCGCGTGAACATCGTACCCGCACTTCAGACAACCGAAATCGTCCTGTCCGTTGTTGTGAGGGCGGTTGTCCTCGTGGGTGAACCCACACTTCGAGCAACGCTGACTCGTGTACGCCGGATTAATCTGCTTCACCACAAGCCCCTCAGATTCTGCCTTGTACGAGACGTACTCAAACAAGCGGTGGAACGCCCACTTGTGAACCGCCTTCGCGTGCGGTAGGCGCTCGCGGATGCCTTTGAGTTGCTCAAACACGATATGAGTACAGTCGTTCTCAAGGGCTTCCTCTACGAGTTCGTTCGAGATTGCGTGAAGCATCTGCTCGAAACGTCCAGTCTGCTTGCGACCGACTCGTTGAACGTTCTCGTGCGCCCAGCGAGTCCCTGTCTGTTGCAGGTCGCCACGTCGCTTCTCGTACTCACGGTGCCAGTGAGTGAGTTCACCGCCGCTCCAGAGGCGTCCGGTTGAGGCGGTTGCGATGTTTGTGATGCCGAGGTCAACACCAAGGACGGAGACGTGCTTGGAATCGCCTTGTTCGGCCTCATCATTCTCCACGGCGGGCTTTGTCCGCACGTGGAGGTAGAAACAGTCCTCAACATCGTCATAGTGGAGCGTAGCTCCGTTCACCTCGTAATTATCGTTGAACAAGTACGCCGAGTGTGGCGTGTCACGCTGTTCGTCGGGAAGAACAAACTCTGCGGTCACTCGCCCGTCGATGGTGGCGAGTGTTGCATGGTTGTCGTTGACGGTAACGGTTCGCGCATCGTAGCTGGCAAAGCGTGAGGTGAACTGTGGCTTCGAGGCTTTCTTCCCTTCCTTCCAGCGTTCAACACAGCCTTTAACGGCTTCTGCGGCTCGGTTGCGTGCGGCTTGCACGAGATTGGCCGGAAGCGGTGAGTCTTCTCTTACGTCGTAGTAGGTGAGGTCGTGGAGTTTGGTTTTGCTGGTGATTTTCCAGTCTGGTTCCCACGCTGTGTCTACGACGTAGTTGGCGGCGTCGAGGAAGCGGTCGGTTGTCTGGTGGAGGAGGTCAGCGGCACTTTCGTCCACGTCGAGTTTGACGGGCACGGTTCGAGTGGCTGAGTCCTCCACCATCTGTACTTCATATGTAAGAGCCCGTATTTATACTGATTTGGATTGGATGAGGGAGTCGGCCAGCCATCGAGCGTGGTTTGTGTCCGTGTTGCCGGCTTCCTCCCGCGCCTGAAGTCGCGGGTTTCCGCCTTGCAGTCATTATGAAATTCGGACAGCGTATCCGGTTTTTGGGCCGTTTGCCGGCCTCGGTGGTGGAAACACCGGTTCGGCGCGAAGCTCCGTACAATTCATCTCGATCACGGTACTCGAACGCCGGTCACGAGGTTCCTTTTTTCGCCGTCGCCGGTCACTGGCCCCTCCATTTTCTCCGTTTCATTTCGGTCACTTCGAAAAAGGTATTGCTGTTTCGTGAGCAGCGCCGGTAATGGATCAGGAGCCATCGACCACTCGAAGGGACGGGGACGGCGGCCGTACGACCCGGTCCCCCGAGTCGTCTTTCGTCGATAGCATCCTCGATGGCGAACGAAAGACCGTGACCGTCCTCGAGACGCTCGAGGAAGACGATACGTTCGACGAACTCGATCTATCGATCGCTCGCTCGATCGCGCGTAACTCCCTCCGCGACTCGTGAGACGATCTGCTGTACCTGTATTCTGGAGCGATCCCAGAACGGATCGCGGTCGCTCCGGAACCGACAGACGGCGGTCCGTCTGCGGTGCTCCACGTCGTACCCGACATCAGCGCTCGAGCCTGAGGCAGTGATTCTCGAGTCCGCGGCAGTAACTCTCGAGTTCGAGGCAGTGCTCCCGTACGTATCGACCAAAGAGCGGTCCGGCGTTGCGGTCACCCCTTGATGTTACAGACGGGGTACGTCCGCGCCACCCTGTCGCCGATGCCGAGTTCGTCCGAGACGCGGACGACCTCGTCGACGTCCTTGTAGACGCCCGGCGCCTCCTCGGCCACCGTCGCGCCCGACTGCGCTTTGACGTAGATCTGGTCCTGGTCCTCGAGTTCTTGCTGGACGTCACCGCCCCAAAACTCGTCTTTGGCCTGCGTGCGGCTCATCAGTCGCCCCGCGCCGTGGGCCGTCGAACCGAACGTGAGATCCATCGAATTCTCGCCCCCGCGAAGAATGTAGCTGCCGGCGCCCATGCTGCCGGGGATGATCACCGGCTGACCGACGTCGCGGTACGCGTTCGGCACTTCTGGGTGGCCCGCGGGGAACGCGCGGGTGGCACCCTTGCGGTGGACGTAGAGTTCGCGCTCGGTCCCCTCGTCGTCGACGACGTGCGTCTCCTTTTTGGCGATGTTGTGCGCCACGTCGTACAGCAGATCCATCTCCATTTCCTGCCAGGAGCGGTCGAAGACCCGCTCGAAGACCTGCCGCGTGCGGTGCATGATCAGCTGGCGGTTGACCCACGCGAAGTTGATCGCCGCGTTCATCGCGCCGTAGTAGTCCTCGGCGAGCTGCGAGCCCGCGGGCGCGGCTGCAAGCTCCCTATCCGGAAGTTGGTCGAGGAGCCCCTGGTGTTGCTTCTCAATCTTGCGCAGGTAGTCGTTACACGTCTGGTGGCCTAATCCGCGCGAGCCGCAGTGGATGAGGACGACGATCTGGTCCTCTTCAAGGCCGTACGCTGTGCCCACGTCACCGTCGAAGACGTCGGTGACGCGCTGGACCTCGAGGAAGTGATTGCCCGAGCCGAGCGAGCCGATCTGGTTCTTCCCGCGATCCTTGGCCTTTTGGCTCACTTTCTCCGGGTCCGCGCCCTCGCGCATTCCCTCGTCCTCGCAGTGGAGCAGGTCTTCTTCGACGGCGTGGCCGTTCTCGAGGGCCCAGTCGACGCCGCGAGCGAGGATCTCGTCGACGGTGTCGACGCCGGCTTCGACGATGCCGCCGCCGCCGAGACCTGAGGGAACGTTGGCAAATAGCGAGTCA
Above is a window of Natronorubrum tibetense GA33 DNA encoding:
- a CDS encoding DUF7519 family protein, with protein sequence MTEDGGDGEFGEGVTRRPPVLLSIVAAVAVSVGVLSTTVGPSSAITFGVIGAIIFAIGLVRSRQSTLDAGALVVFAGIVGGGLEQTAVEPTVIGTIAVVVAWDLGHSAVALGDQLGREAQTHRLEAVHVVSSLLIGLFTGTVGYAVYVAGGNQPVAAAVLLLLAAILLVVGLGRRRDRSAIGNRSGLPRNR
- the moaA gene encoding GTP 3',8-cyclase MoaA — encoded protein: MLTDEFGREVTGVRVSLTDRCNFDCIYCHNEGLGDTRGPMDPQDDEMSTDDVVRFLEVAAEFDVDAVKFTGGEPMLRQDLEEIIRRTPDQMEVSLTTNGTFLPGRAEDLVDAGLERVNVSQDALDPEDFAAVTKSGAYDKVLEGVDAALEAGLDPVKLNMVVFEHTAGYVPEMVDHVAENEGLQLQLIEYMPELTGKPEWNIDIQRVHDWLAEQAVEIEHREMHDRKRYWVGGSDAEGVDELTPDSPGIGMVEIVDPVENAAFCANCHRVRVTHEGYLKGCLNRNDDLKPMGEMTKPEIREAFREVVANRVPYYGEYMVKNGDGEWELNDEYVGEYAEI
- a CDS encoding helix-turn-helix domain-containing protein; its protein translation is MSTIAELTIPAEEFALRESLETTDSVGVEIERVVAYDPEYIMPYVWFDGDESALEALHDALADDPSVDEYELLTDLDDERLYRLSWVDDVTVIIHLLTEEQATILDASVEETHWRFRVLFPERDSLSSTYDFATEHGLTVDIRKIHQLEEDRHGLYGLTDAQYETLVEALDRGYYQIPRDMDMEGLSDELDISHQALSERLRRAHQTLVQEAIDVGTDDER
- a CDS encoding RNA-guided endonuclease InsQ/TnpB family protein, translated to MVEDSATRTVPVKLDVDESAADLLHQTTDRFLDAANYVVDTAWEPDWKITSKTKLHDLTYYDVREDSPLPANLVQAARNRAAEAVKGCVERWKEGKKASKPQFTSRFASYDARTVTVNDNHATLATIDGRVTAEFVLPDEQRDTPHSAYLFNDNYEVNGATLHYDDVEDCFYLHVRTKPAVENDEAEQGDSKHVSVLGVDLGITNIATASTGRLWSGGELTHWHREYEKRRGDLQQTGTRWAHENVQRVGRKQTGRFEQMLHAISNELVEEALENDCTHIVFEQLKGIRERLPHAKAVHKWAFHRLFEYVSYKAESEGLVVKQINPAYTSQRCSKCGFTHEDNRPHNNGQDDFGCLKCGYDVHADYNAAKNIGLKYLRDQQKSGRGGAPVGVRLNSGMLNVNGEYSPTALSG
- a CDS encoding RtcB family protein, encoding MSNTTFDADGITLEQVREYVWEIPQEGEMRVPARVFASEALLEQIQDDKTLQQLKNTTHLPGITNYAICMPDGHQGYGFPVGGVGALDAENGCISPGAVGYDINCGVRMMRTNLTYDELQGNERELVDSLFANVPSGLGGGGIVEAGVDTVDEILARGVDWALENGHAVEEDLLHCEDEGMREGADPEKVSQKAKDRGKNQIGSLGSGNHFLEVQRVTDVFDGDVGTAYGLEEDQIVVLIHCGSRGLGHQTCNDYLRKIEKQHQGLLDQLPDRELAAAPAGSQLAEDYYGAMNAAINFAWVNRQLIMHRTRQVFERVFDRSWQEMEMDLLYDVAHNIAKKETHVVDDEGTERELYVHRKGATRAFPAGHPEVPNAYRDVGQPVIIPGSMGAGSYILRGGENSMDLTFGSTAHGAGRLMSRTQAKDEFWGGDVQQELEDQDQIYVKAQSGATVAEEAPGVYKDVDEVVRVSDELGIGDRVARTYPVCNIKG